The DNA sequence ATCTTCATCGGCTGGTTCTACCTGCTGCCCCAGTTGCAGGGCGCCGGGCTGACCCTGGCCACGGTCACCGGCGCGCCGTACCCGCTGGGGGCGTTGCTGGTCGGCGGAGTGGTGACCGCCAACGTGGCGCTCGGCGGCATGCGGGCGGTCACCTTCGTGCAGGCGTTCCAGTACTGGCTCAAGTTGACCGCGCTCGCCGTACCAGCGGTCTTCCTGGCCATGCAGTGGCAGTCCGACGGACGGCCGCCGGTCAGCCCACCGGACGGGTTGACCTTCACCCAGGCGACTACCGTGGTGGTCGAGCGGTCCGCGACGCTCAACTACGCCGACGGGCGGACCGAGCAGGTGACCCCGGGCACCGAGCTGACCTTCGCCGCCGGGGACCGGGTCCCCGAGGTGTCCGGGGCCGAAGCCGACAGGGGCGCCGCCTGGCTGCTGCCCGGTGATCCGGACCGGGGCGACCAGGGGCTGTTCGCCACCTATTCGCTGATCCTGGCTACCTTCCTCGGCACGATGGGGCTGCCGCACGTACTCGTGCGGTTCTACACCAACCCCGACGGTGCCGCCGCCCGCCGGACCACCCTGGTGGTGCTCGCGCTGGTCGGCCTGTTCTACCTCTTTCCCACCCTGTACGGGGTGCTCGGTCGGGTGTACACGCCGCAACTGCTGATGACCGGACGCTCGGACGCGGTCGTGGTGCTGCTGCCGGAGGCGGCGCTCGGCGGCGGACTGCTCGGTCAACTGCTCGCCGCGCTGGTCGCCGCCGGGGCGTTCGCCGCCTTCCTGTCCACCTCGTCCGGGTTGCTGACCAGCGTCGCCGGGGCGGTCTCGACCGACGTGCTACGGCGCAACTCGGTACGCGGGTTCCGGCTGGCGACCCTGGTCGCCGGCGCGGTGCCGATGGTCCTCGCGCTGAACGTCTCCGGCCTGGACGTCTCGCAGGTCGTCGGGCTGGCGTTCGCGGTGGCCGCGTCGAGCTTCTGCCCGCTGCTGGTGCTCGGCATCTGGTGGCGTGGCCTGACCGACGCCGGTGCCGCCGCCGGCATCGTCGCCGGTGGCGGCGCCGCCGTCGGCGCGGTGCTGTGGACCGTGCTGGGTCCGCCACTGACCGGCTGGCCGGCGGTCCTGGTCGCCCAGCCGGCGGCCTGGACGGTGCCGCTGGCGTTCGCGGTGATGATGCTGGTGTCGGTGGTTACCCGGCGGCGGTTGCCGGGTCAGGTGAACGCCCTCATGCTGCGACTGCACGCGCCGGAGAGCCTGCGACCGTGACCTCCTGCGGCGGCGTCGGTGTCGCCGTCGTGCCCGGGTATGAGAGCCGGATCCTCCCTCAGCGGGAGCGTATCCGGGGTGCCGGTAGTTACCGTCGGACCATGACAGATGCTGCCCAGCCCGGCGGGCAGGCGCTCGTCCTGCGCGGCCTGGCCAAACGGTTCGACGACAAGGTCGCGGTCGCCGGGGTCGAGCTGGACGTCCCGGTCGGCTCCTTCTACGGCCTGCTCGGCCCGAACGGTGCCGGCAAGACCACCACGTTGTCGATGGCGGTCGGGCTGCTACGGCCGGACGCCGGCCACGCCCACGTCCTCGGCCACGACGTCTGGACCGACCCGGTGCAGGCGAAGCAACTGCTCGGCGTACTGCCGGACGGGGTGCGGCTGTTCGACCGGCTCACCGGCGCCGAACTGCTCGCGTACCACGGTCTGCTGCGCGGCATGGACCCGGCGGTGGTCGACCAGCGGGCCGGCGAACTGCTCGACGTGCTGGCGCTCGACGACGCCGGACGCACTCTGGTGGTCGACTATTCGGCGGGCATGAAGAAGAAGATCGGGCTGGCCTGTGCGCTGCTGCACGGACCCCGGCTGCTGGTGCTCGACGAGCCGTTCGAGGCGGTCGACCCGGTCTCCGCCGCGCTGATCCGCGACATCCTG is a window from the Solwaraspora sp. WMMD792 genome containing:
- a CDS encoding cation acetate symporter, giving the protein MTNPYVIPALVVVTLVTVAIGFYGLKLARTTSDFLVASRTVSPSWNAAAISGEYLSAASFLGIAGLILKYGVDVLWYPVGFAAGYLALLLFVAAPLRRSGAFTLPDFCEIRLSSRRLRRLATVFVIFIGWFYLLPQLQGAGLTLATVTGAPYPLGALLVGGVVTANVALGGMRAVTFVQAFQYWLKLTALAVPAVFLAMQWQSDGRPPVSPPDGLTFTQATTVVVERSATLNYADGRTEQVTPGTELTFAAGDRVPEVSGAEADRGAAWLLPGDPDRGDQGLFATYSLILATFLGTMGLPHVLVRFYTNPDGAAARRTTLVVLALVGLFYLFPTLYGVLGRVYTPQLLMTGRSDAVVVLLPEAALGGGLLGQLLAALVAAGAFAAFLSTSSGLLTSVAGAVSTDVLRRNSVRGFRLATLVAGAVPMVLALNVSGLDVSQVVGLAFAVAASSFCPLLVLGIWWRGLTDAGAAAGIVAGGGAAVGAVLWTVLGPPLTGWPAVLVAQPAAWTVPLAFAVMMLVSVVTRRRLPGQVNALMLRLHAPESLRP
- a CDS encoding ABC transporter ATP-binding protein; translation: MTDAAQPGGQALVLRGLAKRFDDKVAVAGVELDVPVGSFYGLLGPNGAGKTTTLSMAVGLLRPDAGHAHVLGHDVWTDPVQAKQLLGVLPDGVRLFDRLTGAELLAYHGLLRGMDPAVVDQRAGELLDVLALDDAGRTLVVDYSAGMKKKIGLACALLHGPRLLVLDEPFEAVDPVSAALIRDILQRYVAGGGTVIFSSHVMAVVERLCSHVAILADGVIKKVGTLDEVRAGRSLEEVFVDVVGGRTATGEELAWL